Proteins from a genomic interval of Pseudomonas sp. RC10:
- a CDS encoding DUF4399 domain-containing protein: MKTLFARTALAGLLLGSTFMVQAADVPRTPSPAGAEVYIISPKDGAVVNGTFKVQFGLKGMGVAPAGVDVPDTGHHHLLIDVKDQPDMNAPLPTTDNIRHFGKGQTETELNLTPGQHTLQLLVGDKNHVPVSPVVESQKITITVK; encoded by the coding sequence ATGAAAACCTTATTCGCAAGAACTGCCCTCGCAGGCCTGCTGCTGGGCTCGACATTCATGGTTCAGGCGGCCGACGTGCCACGCACTCCTTCGCCAGCCGGGGCTGAGGTTTACATCATCTCGCCCAAGGACGGCGCCGTGGTTAACGGTACGTTCAAAGTCCAGTTTGGTCTGAAGGGCATGGGCGTAGCGCCAGCGGGCGTTGACGTGCCGGACACCGGGCACCATCACCTGCTGATCGACGTGAAAGACCAGCCCGACATGAATGCGCCGCTGCCGACCACCGACAACATCCGTCACTTCGGCAAAGGCCAGACCGAAACCGAACTGAACCTCACGCCGGGTCAGCACACCTTGCAATTGTTGGTCGGTGACAAAAACCACGTGCCGGTCAGTCCGGTGGTTGAGTCGCAGAAGATCACGATTACTGTGAAATAA